The DNA sequence AGCAGGAGTAGCCACTTTTATGAACTCTTTCAATGACATCAACGGAATTCCTGCAACGGCCAACAAATATATTCAGAGAGATCTGTTAAAAGGAAAATGGAACTATAAAGGTTTTGTGGTTTCAGACTGGGGAAGCATCGGGGAAATGGTTCCTCATGGCTATGCCAAAGATGCTAATGAAGCGGCAGAAAGAGCAATACAGGGCGGAAGCGATATGGATATGGAAAGCCGTGTCTACATGGCAGAACTTCCAAAATTAGTCAAGGAAGGAAAGATAGATCCGAAACTGGTGGATGATGCAGCGGGAAGAATTTTAACCAAGAAATTCGAGATGGGTCTTTTTGATGATCCTTATAGGTTCAGTAACGAAAAGAGACAAAAAGAACAGACCGATAATCAGGAAAACAGAAAATTCGGAAGAGAGTTTGGGTCAAAAAGTATTGTCCTTCTTAAAAACCAGGGAAATATTCTTCCCCTTTCAAAAACGACAAAAACAGTTGCACTGATAGGACCTTTCGGTAAAGAAACAGTAGCCAATCACGGGTTCTGGTCCGTAGCGTTCAAAGATGACAACCAAAGAATCGTTTCACAGTTTGACGGCATTAAAAATCAATTGGATAAAAACTCCACTTTATTATATGCAAAAGGCTGCAATGTAGATGATCAGGATAAAACCCAGTTTGCAGAAGCCATAGAAACGGCTAAAAAAGCAGATGTAGTGATTATGACATTGGGAGAAGGCCATGCGATGAGCGGAGAAGCAAAAAGCCGAAGTGCTATCGGATTTACAGGAGTTCAGGAAGATTTACTGAAAGAAATTGCGAAAACGGGAAAGCCAATCATTCTGATGATTAATGCAGGAAGACCTCTTATTTTCAACTGGGCATCAGATAATATTCCAACAATTGTATACACATGGTGGTTGGGGACTGAAGCAGGAAACTCTATTGCGGATGTTCTGTTTGGCACCGTGAATCCCGGAGGAAAACTTCCGATGAGTTTCCCGAGAACAGAGGGCCAGATTCCTGTATATTACAATCACTATAATACGGGAAGACCCGCAAAAAATAATACGGACAGAAACTATGTTTCAGCTTATATAGATCTTGATAATGATCCGAAATATCCGTTTGGATATGGTTTAAGCTATACCGATTTCAAATACTCTGATATGGTATTAAGTGCAACAAGTCTTACAGGAAATCAGACTCTGAATATCAGTGTTACCGTTTCCAATACAGGGAAATACGATGGCGAAGAGGTTGTTCAGCTTTATATCAGGGATCTTTTCGGAAAAGTAGTAAGACCTGTAAAAGAGTTGAAAGGCTTCCAGAAAGTATTCATTAAAAAAGGAGAAAGTAAAAAGATCGATTTTAAACTTACTCCCGAAGATTTGAAATTCTTTGATGATGAGCTGAATTTTGACTGGGAAGGTGGAGAGTTTGATATCATGGTGGGAACCAGCTCTCAAAGTGTGCAGACCAAAAGAATTAACTGGACAAAATAAATTCAATAGGAGCGGGCTTTAGCCCGCTCATTAAAAGGTCAGAAAAATGGCTTTAGCCAAAACTTAAAACCTAATACATATGAATCTCAGAGCTAAAAATTTCATCAGAATATGTGCAGCAGGAGTTTTCTTCCTTTCTGTTATGAACTGTGCATCGCACAAAACTGATTCTCACAGAACCATGATCTGGAATGATGAATTTAATGGTAAAGGTCTTCCGGATTCATTAAAATGGAATTATGATGTAGGCGGAAGCGGTTTTGGAAATAAGGAAGCTCAGTTTTATACCAAAAACAGGCTTGAGAATGCCAGAATGGAAAAAGGAAATCTGATCATTGAGGCTAGAAAAGAAAATTGGGAAAACAATAAATATACTTCCGCAAGACTTTTAACCAAAGAGAAATTTGCTTTTCAATATGGAACAGTAGAAGTCAGAGCAAAGCTTCCCAAAGGTCGTGGAACATGGCCGGCAATCTGGATGATGAGTGAAAATATGAAGAAATGGCCGGATGATGGTGAATTGGATATCATGGAACATGTTGGGTATAACCAGGGATTTATACATGCTTCCGTTCACACAAAAAAATACAATCATATTCAGGGAACACAGAAAACAGATACACTGTTTGTAAAAGATGCCAGCGAGAAGTTTCATGTCTATAAAGCAGACTGGACACCGGAGAAGATAGATGTGTATATCGATGATCAAAAATTTTTCACCTATGTGAATAAAGAGAAAAGTAATGAAGCATGGCCATTTGACAGACCTTACTTTATCATTTTAAACCTCGCTGTAGGTGGAATGTGGGGAGGACAAAAAGGAATTGACGATTCTATTTTTCCACAGAAATATTATATAGACTACGTAAGAGTCTACCAGAATAAATAATGAATAGGGGACACAATTGTCCAAAATAAAAAAATCATGAGAAAACTAATTGTAAGTTGTTTTGTAGTAGGCGTTGTCATCAATGTCAATGCTCAGAATTATTGGAAAAAGAATGCAGGAAAAACAGCTAAGGTGA is a window from the Chryseobacterium indologenes genome containing:
- the bglX gene encoding beta-glucosidase BglX; its protein translation is MKRVYFLLAFSALGLNAYGQKTIDQKVTELLSKMTLEEKVGQMVQYSGFEYATGPQQSNSAAVLEEIKKGKVGSMLNVAGSEETRSFQKLAMQSRLKIPLLFGQDVIHGYRTTFPVNLGQAASWDLGMIEKSERIAATEAAAYGIHWTFAPMVDIARDPRWGRVMEGSGEDTYLGTKIGLARIKGFQGRGLGSLDAVMACAKHFAAYGAAVGGRDYNSVDMSLRQLNETYLPPFKAAAEAGVATFMNSFNDINGIPATANKYIQRDLLKGKWNYKGFVVSDWGSIGEMVPHGYAKDANEAAERAIQGGSDMDMESRVYMAELPKLVKEGKIDPKLVDDAAGRILTKKFEMGLFDDPYRFSNEKRQKEQTDNQENRKFGREFGSKSIVLLKNQGNILPLSKTTKTVALIGPFGKETVANHGFWSVAFKDDNQRIVSQFDGIKNQLDKNSTLLYAKGCNVDDQDKTQFAEAIETAKKADVVIMTLGEGHAMSGEAKSRSAIGFTGVQEDLLKEIAKTGKPIILMINAGRPLIFNWASDNIPTIVYTWWLGTEAGNSIADVLFGTVNPGGKLPMSFPRTEGQIPVYYNHYNTGRPAKNNTDRNYVSAYIDLDNDPKYPFGYGLSYTDFKYSDMVLSATSLTGNQTLNISVTVSNTGKYDGEEVVQLYIRDLFGKVVRPVKELKGFQKVFIKKGESKKIDFKLTPEDLKFFDDELNFDWEGGEFDIMVGTSSQSVQTKRINWTK
- a CDS encoding glycoside hydrolase family 16 protein: MNLRAKNFIRICAAGVFFLSVMNCASHKTDSHRTMIWNDEFNGKGLPDSLKWNYDVGGSGFGNKEAQFYTKNRLENARMEKGNLIIEARKENWENNKYTSARLLTKEKFAFQYGTVEVRAKLPKGRGTWPAIWMMSENMKKWPDDGELDIMEHVGYNQGFIHASVHTKKYNHIQGTQKTDTLFVKDASEKFHVYKADWTPEKIDVYIDDQKFFTYVNKEKSNEAWPFDRPYFIILNLAVGGMWGGQKGIDDSIFPQKYYIDYVRVYQNK